A single Bacillus sp. OxB-1 DNA region contains:
- a CDS encoding YycH family regulatory protein, producing the protein MGLKYIEPVKSVILLLLVVLSVTFTFSIWTYTPRLKSIEELPTVDISIAARMEIDEVIKPYKIVFNFDDGLKGTSTAEEIDTVMEEMKKWRISDLILADGNFKMDKWATLMRKHHHFSLHFQGLVPIPLYDKVLNIEEEVVPEASFDRLVVDWKPKAEGVDLNLFFVNSKDGLLYKAKGKVDDYRTFQQSIVAWAAEFEEYADIDPENPANFITVPAMPVETVRTKYFQEEISPNRSRDSLPNRFRDALFTDPNAVRRSQVDSVMEEFADDHAQMTVDTEKKMLDFVLPAAQSSERAIPSELLEKTIDFINEHSGWTSEYRYIFMNPDSRFVKFQLYIHGLPVYSDTPGSTEIMEIWGDNRIFRYFRPYYTLDLTLTSETETIFLPSGRDVVETLKQLSDEDFSQIEEIIPGYYMERDTDRRLFTMEPSWFYLKNGTWIRFSDEMTGGEDYGLE; encoded by the coding sequence ATGGGATTGAAGTATATCGAACCGGTCAAGTCCGTGATTCTGCTATTGCTTGTCGTTTTGAGTGTCACCTTCACCTTCTCCATTTGGACGTACACTCCGCGCCTGAAATCGATTGAGGAGTTGCCGACCGTTGATATCTCGATTGCCGCCCGGATGGAAATAGATGAAGTGATCAAACCATACAAAATCGTTTTTAATTTTGATGATGGATTAAAAGGGACTTCCACTGCCGAAGAAATCGATACTGTCATGGAAGAGATGAAGAAATGGCGAATTTCGGACCTCATCTTGGCGGATGGTAATTTCAAGATGGATAAATGGGCGACATTGATGAGAAAACACCATCATTTTTCATTGCATTTCCAAGGGTTGGTCCCCATTCCGCTCTACGACAAAGTGTTGAATATCGAAGAGGAAGTAGTGCCGGAAGCATCCTTCGACCGTCTCGTTGTCGATTGGAAACCGAAAGCAGAAGGAGTCGACTTGAACCTATTCTTTGTCAACAGCAAGGACGGTCTGCTTTATAAGGCAAAAGGGAAGGTCGATGACTATCGGACATTCCAGCAAAGCATTGTGGCTTGGGCAGCGGAGTTTGAGGAATACGCAGACATCGATCCGGAGAATCCAGCCAACTTCATCACGGTGCCGGCCATGCCGGTGGAAACCGTCCGGACAAAGTATTTCCAAGAGGAAATCAGTCCGAACCGGTCTCGCGATTCTTTGCCGAACCGATTCCGGGATGCACTCTTCACCGATCCGAATGCGGTTCGTCGCAGCCAGGTCGATTCGGTGATGGAGGAATTCGCGGATGACCACGCCCAGATGACAGTTGATACGGAAAAGAAGATGTTGGATTTCGTCCTCCCAGCTGCTCAAAGTTCCGAGAGGGCAATCCCTTCCGAACTGTTGGAGAAGACGATTGATTTCATCAATGAACATAGCGGATGGACATCGGAATACCGTTACATTTTCATGAATCCAGATTCCCGCTTCGTAAAATTCCAATTGTATATCCATGGGTTGCCCGTTTACAGCGACACTCCCGGTTCCACGGAAATAATGGAGATTTGGGGGGATAACCGGATTTTCCGTTATTTCCGACCGTATTATACGCTCGATTTGACATTGACATCCGAGACGGAGACGATTTTCCTTCCATCTGGCCGGGACGTCGTGGAGACGCTGAAACAGTTGAGCGATGAAGATTTCAGTCAAATTGAGGAGATTATACCAGGCTATTACATGGAGCGGGACACAGATCGTAGGCTATTTACGATGGAACCTTCCTGGTTTTATTTAAAAAATGGCACGTGGATTCGTTTTTCTGATGAAATGACCGGGGGTGAGGATTATGGATTGGAGTAA
- a CDS encoding MBL fold metallo-hydrolase, whose protein sequence is MRFSVLASGSTGNAIYIENEQHAFLVDAGFSAKKLEGLLAGIDRSLKQVDGIFVTHEHSDHIKGIGVVARKYGMPIYANEKTWKAMDGLVGTIPLEQRFQFDMDTVQSFGSLDVQSFAVSHDAADPMFYVFHENDRKLAIITDTGYVSDRMKGIIQGADSFVFESNHDVSMLQMGRYPWSVKRRILSDVGHVSNEDAAVAMSEVVKEKETRIYLSHLSKDNNMKDLARMSVSQTLETCGIRTGEFVHLYDTDAEKPTELVTV, encoded by the coding sequence ATGCGCTTTAGTGTACTTGCCAGTGGTAGTACAGGCAATGCGATTTATATAGAGAACGAGCAGCATGCATTTTTGGTCGACGCCGGTTTCAGTGCGAAAAAGTTGGAAGGGCTCCTGGCTGGCATCGACCGTTCTTTGAAACAAGTCGACGGTATTTTCGTCACACACGAGCATAGCGATCATATTAAAGGGATTGGCGTCGTGGCACGGAAGTACGGCATGCCGATCTATGCGAATGAAAAGACGTGGAAGGCGATGGACGGGCTCGTCGGCACGATTCCACTCGAACAGCGTTTCCAGTTCGACATGGATACAGTCCAATCGTTCGGTTCCTTGGACGTCCAATCCTTTGCCGTTTCCCATGACGCGGCGGATCCAATGTTCTACGTATTCCATGAAAACGATCGGAAATTGGCGATCATTACAGATACCGGTTATGTCAGCGATCGCATGAAAGGGATCATCCAAGGTGCCGATTCCTTTGTGTTCGAAAGCAACCATGACGTCAGCATGTTGCAGATGGGCCGCTATCCGTGGTCGGTGAAACGGCGGATCCTCAGCGATGTCGGCCACGTCTCCAACGAAGACGCGGCGGTCGCCATGAGCGAAGTCGTGAAAGAAAAAGAGACGAGAATTTATCTGTCCCATTTGAGCAAAGATAATAATATGAAGGACTTGGCCCGGATGAGCGTGTCCCAGACACTGGAGACATGCGGCATCCGAACCGGCGAATTCGTGCATCTGTACGACACGGATGCAGAAAAGCCGACCGAGTTGGTCACAGTATAA
- a CDS encoding CxxH/CxxC protein, whose product MKIESCKTYIEHALDVFAAKEKTLPQIKFIPEEEKLSTKPDYGNQPTLYVVANE is encoded by the coding sequence ATGAAGATAGAAAGCTGCAAAACCTATATAGAACATGCGTTAGACGTCTTTGCTGCCAAGGAAAAAACCTTGCCGCAAATAAAGTTTATACCGGAAGAAGAGAAGTTATCCACAAAACCTGATTACGGTAATCAGCCTACTTTATATGTTGTGGCGAACGAATAA
- a CDS encoding type I restriction-modification system subunit M gives MSEKVTQQQINQVLWEAADTFRGKIDSSTYKDYILTMLFIKYLSDAYKEHLEEYTKRYDGDEQRIKRALSRERFVLDEHSTFDYLYSNRNDAEIGQIINKALEHLEDENTAKLRGVFRNIDFNSEATFGKTKERNAMLRALLEDFNKLTLKPSVVGNEDVIGDAYQFMIERFASDAGKKGGEFYTPTMASELLARLVKPQENDRIYDPTCGSGSLLIKVANQVQNKKVAIYGQERNGATHSLALMNMYLHGIDDAKIEWGDTLANPLHLEDGKLMKFQAIVANPPFSLDKWAMGFAGEGNTDSKFKMEASLDPHRRFEWGVPPTSRGDLAFVQHMLYSLAENGRMATILPHGVLFRGSSEAKIRKQIIDMNLLDAVIGLPEGLFYGTGIPACILVMKKDRQRKDVLFIDASGEEHYEKDKNQNKLREQDLKKIVETYENFVTEDKYSYVATLEEIKENDYNLNIPRYVDTFEEEEPVDMAQVKENIENIKQELAEVEQQMEKYLQELGL, from the coding sequence ATGAGCGAAAAAGTGACACAACAACAGATTAATCAGGTTTTATGGGAAGCGGCCGATACGTTTCGGGGAAAAATAGACTCCAGTACATATAAGGATTATATTTTGACGATGCTTTTCATCAAATATTTAAGTGATGCATACAAAGAGCATTTGGAAGAATATACGAAACGTTATGACGGGGATGAACAACGTATCAAGCGGGCTTTATCAAGGGAACGTTTCGTATTGGATGAACATTCTACATTCGATTACCTTTACAGTAACCGAAATGATGCGGAAATTGGACAAATCATCAACAAAGCATTGGAGCATTTGGAGGATGAAAATACAGCCAAGCTTCGGGGGGTATTCCGCAATATTGATTTTAACAGTGAGGCAACATTTGGGAAAACGAAAGAACGTAATGCGATGCTACGGGCGTTGTTAGAGGATTTTAATAAACTCACATTGAAACCGTCCGTTGTTGGAAATGAAGACGTAATTGGAGACGCATACCAATTCATGATTGAGCGGTTCGCATCAGATGCGGGAAAAAAAGGCGGAGAATTTTACACGCCAACAATGGCTTCGGAACTACTTGCTCGACTTGTAAAACCTCAAGAAAATGATCGTATCTATGACCCGACTTGTGGGTCTGGGTCTTTATTGATTAAGGTAGCCAATCAAGTACAGAATAAGAAGGTTGCTATCTATGGACAAGAACGAAATGGTGCAACGCATTCACTGGCTCTAATGAATATGTATCTTCATGGTATTGACGATGCCAAGATTGAGTGGGGGGATACATTAGCGAATCCTCTTCATTTGGAAGACGGAAAGCTTATGAAGTTCCAGGCAATCGTTGCTAATCCCCCGTTCTCATTAGATAAATGGGCAATGGGCTTTGCAGGGGAAGGCAATACGGACAGCAAATTCAAAATGGAGGCAAGTCTTGACCCACACCGTCGTTTTGAATGGGGTGTACCGCCAACTTCAAGGGGAGACTTAGCCTTTGTACAGCACATGCTTTATTCGCTGGCTGAAAACGGTCGAATGGCAACAATCCTTCCACATGGTGTACTATTCCGAGGCTCCAGTGAAGCGAAAATCCGTAAACAAATTATTGACATGAACTTGTTAGACGCTGTGATTGGCTTACCTGAGGGGTTATTTTATGGAACTGGAATTCCTGCCTGTATTCTTGTGATGAAAAAAGATCGTCAGAGAAAAGACGTTCTTTTCATTGATGCATCTGGAGAAGAACACTACGAAAAAGATAAAAACCAGAATAAGTTGCGTGAACAAGATCTTAAAAAAATTGTTGAGACATATGAGAACTTTGTAACGGAAGATAAGTATTCCTATGTCGCAACGCTTGAAGAAATTAAAGAAAATGATTATAACCTGAATATCCCACGTTATGTCGATACGTTTGAAGAAGAAGAGCCTGTCGATATGGCACAAGTGAAAGAGAATATTGAAAATATTAAACAAGAGCTTGCGGAAGTTGAACAACAGATGGAGAAGTATTTGCAGGAATTGGGGTTATAA
- a CDS encoding restriction endonuclease subunit S: MLLGEIADVKTGLVLSRKKAEVDYEVQATYNLLTLKNITADGLIQTDSFDQFKSNDILDDHYFTSKGDVLMRLSQPNMAVYIDEEQSGLLVPSYFAILKIHNGDFLPQYVAWYLNSDKVKKELERSQAGSRIPSMNQNVMNGLPIAKLSLDKQKALVDMWKLHLREKTLYQQLIKEKEQWFKGISNSIINGTLEEETV, encoded by the coding sequence ATGTTACTTGGTGAGATTGCGGACGTTAAGACAGGGCTTGTGTTAAGCCGAAAGAAAGCAGAAGTGGATTATGAAGTACAAGCAACGTACAATCTGCTAACGTTAAAAAACATAACAGCAGATGGCCTTATTCAAACTGATTCTTTTGACCAGTTCAAAAGTAATGACATTTTAGATGATCATTACTTCACCAGTAAAGGTGATGTGCTTATGCGTCTTAGTCAGCCGAATATGGCAGTATACATTGACGAAGAACAGAGTGGATTATTAGTTCCCTCTTACTTTGCGATACTAAAGATTCACAATGGTGATTTCCTGCCTCAATACGTTGCTTGGTATTTGAATTCAGATAAAGTGAAGAAAGAATTGGAACGTTCCCAAGCGGGAAGTCGTATACCAAGTATGAACCAAAACGTAATGAATGGATTGCCTATTGCTAAATTATCGTTAGATAAACAAAAGGCATTGGTTGACATGTGGAAACTTCACTTGCGTGAGAAAACGTTGTATCAGCAGTTAATAAAAGAAAAAGAACAATGGTTTAAAGGAATATCAAATTCTATTATTAATGGGACATTAGAGGAGGAAACAGTATGA
- the rlmH gene encoding 23S rRNA (pseudouridine(1915)-N(3))-methyltransferase RlmH, which translates to MNITIVTVGKLKEKYLKMGIDEYAKRLGAYAKIDLVEVADEKAPESLSEADMEIVKKKEAERILSKIGADAHVIALAIEGKMKTSEELAAGLESLMTYGRSKVVFVIGGSLGLHDSVYQRADELLSFSKMTFPHQLMKLVLLEQVYRGFRIMRGEPYHK; encoded by the coding sequence GTGAATATTACAATTGTGACAGTAGGAAAATTAAAAGAAAAATATTTAAAAATGGGAATTGACGAATATGCAAAACGCCTTGGTGCCTACGCCAAAATCGACCTAGTAGAGGTCGCGGACGAAAAAGCACCTGAATCGTTGAGCGAAGCCGACATGGAAATCGTAAAAAAGAAAGAAGCCGAGCGGATTTTGTCGAAAATCGGAGCGGATGCCCATGTCATCGCGTTGGCGATCGAGGGAAAAATGAAAACATCGGAGGAGTTGGCGGCGGGATTGGAATCGTTGATGACGTACGGACGCAGCAAAGTCGTATTCGTCATTGGTGGGTCACTTGGGCTTCATGACAGTGTGTACCAACGGGCGGATGAATTATTGTCGTTTTCGAAAATGACATTTCCGCACCAGTTGATGAAATTGGTGCTGTTGGAGCAAGTATATCGAGGGTTTCGGATTATGCGGGGTGAACCGTATCACAAATAG
- a CDS encoding S1C family serine protease, which yields MDEFKNYPDDRDRRPLNGTEPVIETRREIAPPPPKPPKRRGGFFPGLLGAIVGGLLVWFLMTNVSGTGEKGPSGNNETLGLADKVQSERVSLDISNDVTEVVGKVTDAVVGVTNLQTVRDFWSTSETTQEAGVGSGVIYKKSGDKAYIVTNHHVVEDAQQLEITFDDGSKTEGELIGSDIWTDLAVIEIDAKHAKTVLEFGDSDALKRGETVIAIGNPLGLGFSGSVTVGVVSGKDRSIPIDLNRDGIIDWQADVLQTDAAINPGNSGGALINMAGQLIGINSMKITESTVEGIGLAIPTNLAVSIIEQLETTGTVNRPTMGVTLLDLRSVPARQQQEVLKLPEDVTDGVVVTDVARNSPAQQAGVQKYDTIVEMDGEKIEDMVTLRKHLYNTKRVGDTMTMKVYRAGKLLEIDMELKSGNSF from the coding sequence ATGGATGAGTTCAAAAATTATCCGGACGACAGGGATCGTCGACCTTTAAATGGAACCGAACCTGTAATTGAAACAAGAAGGGAGATCGCACCTCCCCCTCCAAAGCCGCCAAAACGACGGGGAGGGTTTTTCCCGGGCTTGCTGGGCGCCATCGTCGGCGGGTTGCTCGTTTGGTTTTTAATGACCAATGTCAGCGGGACGGGCGAAAAAGGGCCAAGCGGGAACAATGAAACGTTGGGCCTCGCCGACAAGGTCCAGTCGGAGCGTGTTTCGCTCGACATATCAAACGACGTGACAGAGGTGGTCGGAAAGGTGACAGACGCCGTCGTCGGGGTCACCAACTTGCAGACAGTGCGCGATTTCTGGTCGACCTCTGAAACGACCCAAGAAGCGGGTGTCGGTTCGGGCGTCATTTATAAGAAGTCCGGAGATAAAGCATACATCGTCACCAACCACCATGTCGTCGAAGATGCACAGCAGCTGGAAATCACATTTGACGACGGTTCAAAAACGGAAGGGGAATTGATCGGCAGTGATATTTGGACCGACCTGGCTGTCATCGAAATCGATGCCAAGCATGCGAAGACAGTTCTCGAATTCGGCGACTCGGATGCCTTGAAACGGGGAGAAACGGTCATTGCCATCGGGAATCCTCTCGGTCTTGGATTTTCGGGTTCAGTGACAGTCGGAGTCGTCTCAGGGAAGGACAGGTCAATCCCGATTGACCTGAACCGGGACGGCATCATTGATTGGCAGGCGGACGTGTTGCAAACAGACGCAGCCATCAACCCGGGCAACTCCGGTGGGGCGCTCATCAATATGGCTGGGCAGCTGATTGGTATCAATTCAATGAAAATTACGGAATCGACCGTCGAAGGGATCGGGTTGGCCATCCCGACTAATTTGGCAGTCTCGATCATCGAGCAGTTGGAAACTACAGGCACCGTCAACCGCCCGACAATGGGTGTCACCCTGCTTGATTTACGAAGCGTGCCGGCTAGACAGCAACAGGAAGTGCTGAAATTGCCGGAAGATGTAACGGACGGCGTAGTTGTCACCGACGTAGCCCGGAATTCTCCGGCCCAGCAGGCAGGCGTCCAGAAATATGATACAATTGTCGAAATGGACGGTGAGAAAATCGAGGACATGGTCACCTTGCGCAAACATCTTTACAATACGAAACGGGTCGGTGATACGATGACCATGAAAGTATACCGGGCAGGCAAATTGCTCGAAATCGACATGGAACTGAAATCAGGAAATTCATTTTGA
- a CDS encoding two-component system regulatory protein YycI, translating to MDWSKTKTIFIVIFSILNVFLYSLYLNRHMESQNLQVMGKTSIEEALKMDNITHDPLPPTQNDASYISAKAVAFDKEEVGKLEGQSAVIVGETVLQSVLDSPETVRNAKGDYNFTDFLSKYVLNGTEYQLWEVDEEERTALFFQKALGEPIYFSTHAMLTVYLSKDGKVVSYEQRMCEEFVSYNRKKDLLSPIEAIGSLSNRGYIKPDSKVKRVTLGYSTLLTETLVFAPTWNVRVELKDGTIENHFINAIEGKVLEFQLDVSDEEKE from the coding sequence ATGGATTGGAGTAAGACCAAAACGATCTTCATCGTTATTTTTTCCATTTTAAATGTCTTTTTGTACTCTCTTTACCTCAATCGGCATATGGAGTCACAAAACTTGCAGGTGATGGGGAAAACGTCGATTGAGGAAGCGCTGAAGATGGATAATATCACGCATGATCCCCTTCCCCCCACTCAGAATGACGCTTCTTATATTTCAGCCAAAGCGGTCGCCTTTGACAAGGAGGAAGTCGGGAAACTGGAAGGCCAGTCTGCCGTCATCGTAGGTGAAACGGTCCTCCAGTCGGTGTTGGACAGCCCTGAAACGGTTCGAAATGCGAAAGGCGATTACAATTTCACCGACTTCCTCAGCAAGTATGTGCTCAATGGAACGGAATATCAGCTGTGGGAGGTGGACGAGGAGGAAAGAACAGCCCTCTTCTTCCAAAAGGCGCTGGGCGAACCGATTTACTTCAGCACCCATGCAATGCTGACGGTCTATTTGAGCAAGGACGGCAAAGTGGTCAGCTACGAGCAGCGGATGTGCGAAGAATTTGTCAGCTATAATCGGAAGAAGGACCTTCTCTCCCCGATCGAAGCAATCGGCTCACTGTCCAACCGAGGGTATATAAAACCCGATTCGAAAGTGAAACGGGTCACACTCGGCTATTCCACGTTGCTGACCGAAACGCTAGTATTTGCCCCGACTTGGAATGTTCGTGTAGAATTGAAGGATGGAACGATTGAAAATCACTTCATCAATGCAATCGAAGGTAAAGTCCTAGAGTTCCAATTGGACGTTTCCGATGAAGAGAAGGAATGA
- a CDS encoding virulence RhuM family protein has product MENETNFLMYQTEDGETKINVRLENETVWMTQKAMAELFQTTSQNITLHIKNIYEEAELLENSTCKEYLQVRVEGSREVQRKVKHYNLEMIIAIGYRVRSHRGTQFRQWATERLNEYLVKGFTMDDERLKEIRNLGQDYFDELLKRIKDIRASEKRFYNKITDIYATSVDYDPNVQMTREFFATVQNKLHFAIHGHTAPELIKLRADASKENMGLTTWKGDKVRKEDVTVAKNYLLEDEMEDLNHIVTMYLDYAETQAKRKRPMYMKDWIARLDAFLEFNEHEILDNAGTVSRKVADQLAKEQYDIFHQQRLADPPKDDFDKFLERKRLK; this is encoded by the coding sequence ATGGAAAACGAGACAAATTTCTTAATGTATCAGACAGAAGACGGTGAAACAAAAATTAACGTCCGTTTGGAAAATGAAACGGTTTGGATGACGCAGAAAGCAATGGCAGAACTATTTCAGACAACGTCCCAGAATATTACGCTTCATATAAAAAACATTTACGAAGAGGCGGAGTTATTGGAGAACTCAACTTGTAAGGAATACTTACAAGTTCGAGTTGAGGGTTCACGGGAAGTTCAAAGAAAGGTTAAACATTATAATCTTGAGATGATTATAGCAATTGGCTACCGTGTGCGTTCACACCGTGGTACACAATTCCGTCAATGGGCAACGGAGAGATTGAACGAATATCTTGTAAAGGGCTTCACCATGGATGATGAGCGTTTAAAAGAGATTCGTAATCTGGGACAAGATTATTTTGATGAGCTTCTTAAACGTATTAAAGATATTCGTGCGTCTGAGAAACGATTTTACAACAAGATTACGGATATCTATGCCACTTCAGTTGACTATGATCCAAATGTGCAGATGACGAGGGAGTTTTTTGCCACGGTTCAAAATAAATTACACTTTGCTATTCATGGTCATACGGCTCCTGAACTCATTAAACTTCGTGCCGATGCCTCCAAAGAAAATATGGGATTGACGACTTGGAAAGGCGATAAAGTTAGAAAAGAAGATGTCACCGTTGCGAAAAACTATTTGTTAGAAGATGAAATGGAAGATCTGAATCACATTGTTACCATGTATTTGGACTATGCTGAAACGCAAGCAAAGCGAAAAAGGCCAATGTACATGAAAGACTGGATCGCAAGGTTAGATGCGTTTTTAGAATTTAATGAGCATGAAATTCTTGATAATGCAGGAACAGTTAGCAGAAAAGTGGCGGATCAGTTGGCGAAAGAACAATATGATATTTTCCATCAACAACGATTGGCAGATCCTCCAAAGGATGACTTTGATAAGTTTTTGGAACGGAAAAGGTTGAAATAG
- a CDS encoding recombinase zinc beta ribbon domain-containing protein, which yields MRRKGKNPDYILAKGIHEAIVDEDTWERAKALRKMRATGTPRQYSGNFPLTSLAKCPDCGSYMTSVYGAKRKNGTKARYYACGQYHNKGRTVCNPNLINADWLEKAVFERLENVLSSDVMIDQITERINAQMKQHPNSTKKTKEMEAFKKCLSELEIRKKRIQEAFEMGSDLFTPTEAKERMDKIQTETSEIQNELFKLQQNETNNQTAMKPVSPEFVKNQLGEFLELADHLEPLEFRDLLIASIERIKATKKELKNIHFSFIAHLTENAKNPLSDSALHTASKSQSLLLRGLYFTSNHYLFVIRFTPHNPKPSIYLLQQHQFHQLVRKCHFRKRQ from the coding sequence TTGCGAAGGAAAGGGAAGAACCCTGATTATATCCTTGCAAAAGGAATTCACGAAGCGATTGTCGACGAAGATACTTGGGAAAGAGCTAAAGCACTTCGCAAAATGCGTGCAACAGGCACACCCCGACAATACTCAGGTAATTTCCCGCTTACAAGCCTTGCTAAATGTCCTGATTGTGGTTCCTACATGACCAGCGTATATGGAGCAAAAAGAAAAAATGGAACTAAAGCACGATATTATGCATGCGGTCAATACCACAACAAAGGTCGAACAGTATGTAATCCAAATTTAATCAATGCGGACTGGCTTGAAAAGGCTGTTTTTGAAAGACTTGAAAATGTGCTATCATCGGATGTTATGATTGACCAAATCACTGAACGAATTAATGCACAAATGAAACAACACCCTAACTCCACAAAGAAAACAAAAGAAATGGAAGCGTTCAAAAAATGTCTTTCGGAGCTTGAAATCCGTAAAAAGAGAATTCAAGAAGCATTTGAAATGGGATCTGACCTTTTCACCCCTACTGAAGCAAAGGAACGTATGGATAAAATTCAGACAGAAACTTCCGAGATACAAAATGAATTATTTAAGCTACAGCAGAATGAAACGAACAATCAAACGGCTATGAAGCCTGTTTCACCCGAATTTGTTAAAAATCAGCTTGGGGAGTTTCTCGAATTAGCCGACCACTTAGAACCATTGGAATTCCGTGATTTACTCATAGCTTCCATCGAGAGAATTAAAGCGACTAAAAAGGAACTCAAGAATATCCACTTCTCTTTCATAGCACACTTAACTGAAAATGCAAAGAATCCATTATCGGATTCTGCATTACATACTGCCTCGAAGTCACAATCACTATTACTTCGAGGCTTATATTTCACCTCAAACCATTACCTATTTGTGATACGGTTCACCCCGCATAATCCGAAACCCTCGATATACTTGCTCCAACAGCACCAATTTCATCAACTGGTGCGGAAATGTCATTTTCGAAAACGACAATAA